In Plasmodium vinckei vinckei genome assembly, chromosome: PVVCY_13, a single genomic region encodes these proteins:
- a CDS encoding glutamine--tRNA ligase, putative, translating into MEHIEKIYIKNKSDLGNEFFYFYNWIKEKFSISLIISESSSLRHNIVLELSEGNKLPLSEINSCEVLFRLICNGYNKNNIWGSEFENEKDEEENPFKIVQIEELKNFLKNILLEKKKLGDDFFEKIEKEMISKNNIFSKDKLKYIDFLLFYILKQNKVEKINPKYENFNNWFLKNNISIKEESMNSFTNTNFIHQIIEEDLKKKKHSYVITRFPPEPNGYLHLGHAKSICLNFGLSQKYGGRTHLRFDDTNPVTEDIRYINSIQEDVKWLGFDWNEHLYYASDYFDQLYEWAVQLIKQGDAYVDDQTIDEIRKNRGSLKVPGINSPYRNRTIEENLNLFENMKLGKYKEGEKVLRAKIDMASGNINLRDPILYRIMNKIHPKTNNKWVIYPMYDFAHGQSDSIEKITHSICTLEFETHRPLYEWFQDKLGIFKTRQIEFARLNVTYMVMSKRKLLTLVNEKWVNDWDDPRMPTISGMRRRGYSPDAIKDFCNKVGVAKRENMISYELLELCAREDMNKKAIRLFCILKPLKVVITNFDDNLYNNTDYYELTALNHPKNEQMGTRKIKFEKEIYIDQDDFQENPAPNFYRLAPNRTVRLRYAFCIECNEVIKDESTGQIIELRCTYDPDSKSGHQPNPATSTTTTGENVKKVKSTIHWVSAKNSHPAEFRMYDKLFLKANPESNDDSQVFEKNMKNFTVELGENTNGNDGVAMSNDLGNPYEDEYYLDTENKNDDQENLKTEEDNKVGWRKYINKNSLVIHHGLVENYSKDCNVGDPIQFERVGFFVKDKDSTDNAPIFNLTVELVENASIKKSKKEDLIQKELDKQKREQIANMRKMKKEQKRLKEQAKLEAAEKANKREDP; encoded by the coding sequence ATGGAACacattgaaaaaatatatattaagaaTAAATCGGATCTAGGAAacgaatttttttatttttacaactGGATTAAAGAGAAATTTAGCATATCACTTATAATTAGTGAAAGTAGTAGTTTGCGTCATAATATAGTTCTTGAACTATCTGAAGGAAACAAATTACCTTTAAGTGAAATAAATTCATGTGAAGTTTTATTCCGTCTAATTTGCAATgggtataataaaaataatatttgggGTAGCGaatttgaaaatgaaaaagatgaagaagaaaatccttttaaaattgttcaaatagaagaattaaaaaattttttaaaaaatattttattagaaaaaaaaaaattaggtgatgatttttttgaaaaaatcgaaaaagaaatgattagcaaaaataatattttctctaaggacaaattaaaatatatagactttttattattttatattttaaaacaaaataaagtagaaaaaataaatcctaaatatgaaaattttaataattggtttttaaaaaataatatttctataaAAGAAGAATCTATGAATTCATTTActaatacaaattttattcatcaaataattgaagaagatttaaaaaaaaaaaaacattctTATGTTATAACTCGTTTCCCACCTGAACCCAATGGTTATTTACATCTAGGTCATGCAAAAAGTATATGTTTAAATTTTGGATTGTCTCAAAAATATGGAGGTAGAACACATCTAAGATTTGATGATACAAATCCAGTTACTGAAGATATAAGATATATAAATTCGATACAAGAAGATGTTAAATGGTTAGGTTTTGATTGGAATgaacatttatattatgcatCTGATTATTTTGATCAATTATATGAATGGGCTGTACAACTTATAAAACAAGGAGATGCATATGTAGATGATCAAACTATTGATGAGATACGGAAGAATAGAGGCAGTTTAAAAGTACCAGGTATTAATTCACCATATAGAAATAGAACTATtgaagaaaatttaaatctttttgaaaatatgaaattagggaaatataaagaagGAGAAAAAGTTTTAAGAGCAAAAATAGATATGGCTTCtggaaatataaatttacgAGATCCAATATTGTATAGAATCatgaataaaatacatcctaaaacaaataataaatgggTTATATATCCTATGTATGATTTTGCTCATGGGCAATCTGATTctatagaaaaaattacaCATTCTATATGTACATTAGAATTTGAAACACATAGACCATTATATGAGTGGTTCCAAGATAAGTTAGGTATTTTCAAAACAAGACAAATTGAATTTGCTAGATTAAATGTAACTTACATGGTAATGagtaaaagaaaattattaacattaGTTAATGAGAAATGGGTAAACGATTGGGATGATCCACGTATGCCTACAATTTCTGGAATGAGAAGAAGAGGATATAGTCCTGATGCTATTAAAgatttttgtaataaagTTGGTGTTGcaaaaagagaaaatatGATATCCTATGAACTCTTAGAATTATGTGCTAGAGAagatatgaataaaaaagctattcgattattttgtattttaaaaCCTTTAAAAGTTGTAATTACAAATTTTGATGATaacttatataataatactgATTATTATGAGTTAACTGCATTAAATCACCccaaaaatgaacaaatgGGTAcaaggaaaataaaatttgaaaaagaaatatatattgatcAAGATGATTTTCAAGAAAACCCTGCACCAAACTTTTATAGATTAGCTCCAAATAGGACTGTAAGACTTAGATATGCATTTTGTATAGAATGTAATGAAGTTATAAAAGATGAATCAACTGGCCAAATAATAGAACTTAGATGTACATATGATCCAGATAGTAAAAGTGGCCATCAACCTAATCCAGCTACATCTACCACGACTACTGgtgaaaatgtaaaaaaagtaaaatcgACGATACATTGGGTTTCTGCAAAAAATTCACATCCAGCTGAATTTAGAATGTATgacaaattatttttaaaagcaAATCCTGAATCTAATGATGATAGTCAagtttttgaaaaaaatatgaaaaactTTACTGTCGAATTAGGAGAGAATACTAATGGTAATGATGGAGTTGCAATGTCAAATGATTTGGGAAACCCATATGAAgatgaatattatttagatacagaaaacaaaaatgatgatcaagaaaatttaaaaacgGAGGAAGATAATAAAGTAGGATggagaaaatatattaataaaaattcattaGTGATCCATCATGGACTTGttgaaaattattcaaAAGATTGTAATGTTGGTGACCCAATACAATTTGAAAGAGTCGgattttttgttaaagATAAAGATTCAACAGATAATGCACCTATCTTTAATCTAACTGTTGAGCTTGTTGAAAATGCttccataaaaaaaagcaaaaaagAAGATCTTATACAAAAAGAATTGGATAAACAAAAACGAGAACAAATTGCTAACAtgagaaaaatgaaaaaggaaCAAAAACGACTTAAGGAACAAGCAAAGTTAGAGGCTGCAGAAAAAGCAAACAAACGAGAAGACCCATAA
- a CDS encoding Qa-SNARE protein, putative codes for MPFVDKTEEFFKIVEKLANNNNYNIKKDRSITQDTQVGEFASKITELLQTGNQKLYNLERCVKQKGIFNDKTQKIEELTYEVKQIITDSTNTLDSLTHYTYSLNIRNPQCRTHIDNIISSLKNKVFDFTKKFKDVLHIRSEHIKKQMNRRQMYSCISTESAFSNENYKFTPLRDDIDIEGGEQQVLKTQERSSYLHSRADAMENIQKVIGDLAHMFQKVATMVTQQDEMIKRIDEDLDISLTNTREGQNYLLTYFNRLTSTRTLIYQVFFCIFVLIIFFVLFS; via the exons atgcCATTTGTTGATAAAACCgaagaattttttaaaattgttgaaAAGCTagctaataataataattataatattaaaaaagatcGAAGTATAACACAAGATACTCAAGTTGGAGAATTTGCATCAAAAATAACTGAGTTGCTACAAACTGGAAATCAAAAGCTGTACAACTTGGAGCGAT gtGTCAAACAAAAGGGAATATTTAATGATAAGACTCAAAAAATAGAAGAACTGACTTATGAAGtcaaacaaattattacaGATTCAACAAATACTCTAGATTCTTTAACACATTATACATACAGCTTAAATATTAGGAACCCACAATGTCGGACACACAtagataatattatatcctccttgaaaaataaagtcTTTGACTTTACCAAAAAATTTAAGGATGTACTTCATATTCGAAGTGAG catataaaaaagcaaaTGAACAGAAGGCAAATGTACTCATGCATTTCAACCGAATCCGCATTTAgcaatgaaaattataaatttacacCTCTACGTGATGACATAGATATTGAAGG AGGGGAACAGCAAGTCTTGAAAACGCAAGAGAGATCATCTTATTTGCATTCAAGAGCTGATGCAATggaaaatattcaaaaagtTATAGGAGATTTAGCACATATGTTTCAAAAAGTTGCTACTATGGTAACTCAACAAGATGAGATGATAAAACGAATAGATGAAGATTTAGATATTTCTTTAACTAATACAAGGGAAGGACAAAATTACCttttaacatattttaacaGACTAACATCTACTCGGACTCTCATATATCAG gtCTTTTTCTGTATATTTGTccttatcatattttttgtattattttcatga
- a CDS encoding 60S ribosomal protein L23, putative produces MKRGRAGTLKNKMRITLSLPVGALINCCDNSGGKNLYIIAVQGFGSCLNRLPAASLGDMVLATVKKGKPDLRKKVLNAIITRQSKAWRRHEGYFIYFEDNAGVIVNPKGEMKGSAITGPVARECAELWPKLSSAASAIV; encoded by the exons atgaagagaGGAAGAGCAGGaacattaaaaaacaaaatgagaATTACCCTATCCTTACCGGTAGGCGCACTCATCAATTGCTGTGATAATAGTGGAGGAAAAaacttatatattattgctGTTCAG ggTTTCGGATCATGCCTTAACCGTTTACCAGCAGCATCATTAGGAGATATGGTGTTAGCAACTGTAAAGAAGGGAAAACCTgatttaagaaaaaaagtgtTAAATGCCATTATCACCCGTCAATCAAAGGCATGGAGAAGACATGAAggctattttatttattttgaagaTAATGCTGGAGTTATTGTAAACCCAAAAGGAGAAATGAAAGGATCTGCAATTACTGGCCCAGTTGCAAGAGAATGTGCTGAATTATGGCCAAAATTGTCATCAGCTGCTTCAGCAATTGTTTAA